From a region of the Tachypleus tridentatus isolate NWPU-2018 chromosome 1, ASM421037v1, whole genome shotgun sequence genome:
- the LOC143245317 gene encoding transmembrane protein 53-A-like isoform X1 — MKTLQIFHRSKILLSVCRVWARKWSHNLTSVGNKPQIRKVLLPCVIFHNVAQVHTNALSKNMKLTRNYSSDESNTPLVVLLAWMMAKDHHLKKYSNIYQERGFDILTVTMSPIQMLLPTSGCHIIAQSLLDFLEQEQYEKIIFHGFSVGAYLFGEFLRKLNESSIRVSLINRFKGQIFDSAVGFEGIPKGFPRAVTNNPLLCRFLEFYIRNHLHFMCNIATKHYIEASNAFHNSPLKCPALLLVSEDDMVGNPQANQKLMAIWQAQNIDVSWKCWEKSAHVSHFYHHKDEYIEELDKFLKKIQL; from the exons ATGAAAACACTTCAGATTTTTCATCGATCTAAGATTTTACTCTCCGTGTGCAGGGTTTGGGCAAGAAAGTGGAGTCATAACCTAACCAGCGTTGGTAACAAACCGcaaataagaaaa GTGCTGCTGCCTTGTGTCATATTTCACAATGTGGCACAGGTCCATACAAATGCTCTCAGCAAAAATATGAAGCTTACAAGAAATTATTCATCAGATGAATCCAATACTCCATTAGTTGTACTTCTTGCTTGGATGATGGCTAAGGATCACCACCTTAAAAAATACAGCAATATCTACCAAGAGAGAGGGTTTGATATTCTCACTGTGACAATGTCCCCCATTCAGATGTTACTACCCACATCTGGGTGTCATATCATTGCTCAGTCATTACTAGATTTCTTAGAGCAAGAGCAGTATGAGAAGATTATTTTCCATGGTTTTTCTGTAGGAGCATATTTGTTTGGAGAGTTTTTACGGAAGTTGAATGAAAGCAGTATACGTGTAAGTTTGATTAATCGATTTAAAGGGCAAATTTTTGATAGTGCTGTTGGCTTTGAAGGGATTCCAAAAGGTTTTCCTCGTGCTGttacaaataatccattgttaTGCAGATTTCTAGAGTTTTACATTCGTAACCACCTTCACTTTATGTGCAATATAGCAACTAAACATTACATAGAAGCATCCAATGCTTTCCACAACTCACCATTGAAGTGTCCTGCTTTATTGTTGGTCTCAGAAGATGATATGGTTGGAAACCCACAGGCCAATCAAAAGTTGATGGCTATTTGGCAAGCTCAAAACATAGATGTGTCATGGAAGTGTTGGGAAAAATCTGCCCATGTTAGCCACTTCTATCACCATAAAGATGAATATATTGAAGAGCTTGACAAGTTCCTAAAAAAGATTCAACTGTAG
- the LOC143245317 gene encoding transmembrane protein 53-A-like isoform X2, with translation MWVLLLSHLQIQEYILYSHIIVCTLGSFQVLLPCVIFHNVAQVHTNALSKNMKLTRNYSSDESNTPLVVLLAWMMAKDHHLKKYSNIYQERGFDILTVTMSPIQMLLPTSGCHIIAQSLLDFLEQEQYEKIIFHGFSVGAYLFGEFLRKLNESSIRVSLINRFKGQIFDSAVGFEGIPKGFPRAVTNNPLLCRFLEFYIRNHLHFMCNIATKHYIEASNAFHNSPLKCPALLLVSEDDMVGNPQANQKLMAIWQAQNIDVSWKCWEKSAHVSHFYHHKDEYIEELDKFLKKIQL, from the exons atgtgggtcctacttctcagtcacctccaaatccAAGAGTACATTTTATActcccacattatagtttgtaccctaggatcttttcaG GTGCTGCTGCCTTGTGTCATATTTCACAATGTGGCACAGGTCCATACAAATGCTCTCAGCAAAAATATGAAGCTTACAAGAAATTATTCATCAGATGAATCCAATACTCCATTAGTTGTACTTCTTGCTTGGATGATGGCTAAGGATCACCACCTTAAAAAATACAGCAATATCTACCAAGAGAGAGGGTTTGATATTCTCACTGTGACAATGTCCCCCATTCAGATGTTACTACCCACATCTGGGTGTCATATCATTGCTCAGTCATTACTAGATTTCTTAGAGCAAGAGCAGTATGAGAAGATTATTTTCCATGGTTTTTCTGTAGGAGCATATTTGTTTGGAGAGTTTTTACGGAAGTTGAATGAAAGCAGTATACGTGTAAGTTTGATTAATCGATTTAAAGGGCAAATTTTTGATAGTGCTGTTGGCTTTGAAGGGATTCCAAAAGGTTTTCCTCGTGCTGttacaaataatccattgttaTGCAGATTTCTAGAGTTTTACATTCGTAACCACCTTCACTTTATGTGCAATATAGCAACTAAACATTACATAGAAGCATCCAATGCTTTCCACAACTCACCATTGAAGTGTCCTGCTTTATTGTTGGTCTCAGAAGATGATATGGTTGGAAACCCACAGGCCAATCAAAAGTTGATGGCTATTTGGCAAGCTCAAAACATAGATGTGTCATGGAAGTGTTGGGAAAAATCTGCCCATGTTAGCCACTTCTATCACCATAAAGATGAATATATTGAAGAGCTTGACAAGTTCCTAAAAAAGATTCAACTGTAG